In a genomic window of Streptomyces sp. NBC_01231:
- the dnaG gene encoding DNA primase, with amino-acid sequence MAGRINDEDVKAVRDAVPIDAVVSEYLQLRNAGGGNLKGLCPFHDEKSPSFQVSPSKGFFHCFGCQEGGDTITFVMKVDHLSFSEAVERLAAQAGITLRYEEGGYNPAHQRGERIRLVEAHKAAAQWYTEQLATSPEADTGRKFLAERGFDQGAAEHFSVGYSPQGWDHLIRHLRGKGFTDKELLLSGLAQEGRRGPIDRFRGRLMWPIRDIGGEVVGFGARKLYEADNGPKYLNTPDTAIYKKSQVLYGIDLAKKDIAKSSRAVVVEGYTDVMACHLAGVTTAIATCGTAFGGDHIKILRRLLMDNGSARVIFTFDGDAAGQKAALRAFEDDQKFAAETYIAIAPDNMDPCELRLAKGDEAVADLVEPRTPLFEFALRQIVVRYDLDTPAGRAAALDEAAPIVARIKNTGAQHEVAVQLAGMLGILDTQFVVKRVAQLARWARDRGGRGPAPARGPGQQQYDAAPRQAPYGAALNLRNPVYATERELLKLALQRPDLVSPAFDAYGIDEFTAAPYAAVRTAIMEAGSAELGVQDPQEYLVRVRETAPDDAVRAMVTELAVEPIMRRTVDEVYAGMVLVTVRRRAVERRIRDVQSQMARLAAGGDPAQSAAVQNELWVLQQYDQALREHGAGAL; translated from the coding sequence GTGGCTGGACGGATCAACGACGAGGACGTGAAGGCGGTACGGGACGCGGTCCCGATCGACGCCGTGGTGTCCGAGTACCTCCAGCTGCGCAACGCGGGCGGCGGAAACCTCAAGGGGCTGTGCCCCTTCCACGACGAGAAGTCGCCGTCCTTCCAGGTCAGCCCCAGCAAGGGGTTCTTCCACTGCTTCGGCTGCCAGGAGGGCGGCGACACCATCACGTTCGTGATGAAGGTCGACCACCTCTCCTTCTCCGAGGCCGTCGAGCGCCTCGCCGCCCAGGCCGGCATCACCCTGCGCTACGAGGAGGGCGGGTACAACCCCGCCCACCAGCGCGGTGAGCGGATCCGCCTGGTCGAGGCCCACAAGGCCGCCGCCCAGTGGTACACGGAACAGCTGGCCACCAGCCCCGAGGCGGACACCGGCCGCAAGTTCCTCGCCGAGCGCGGCTTCGACCAGGGCGCCGCGGAACACTTCTCCGTGGGCTACAGCCCCCAGGGCTGGGACCATCTCATCCGCCACCTGCGCGGCAAGGGCTTCACCGACAAGGAGCTCCTGCTCTCCGGCCTCGCCCAGGAGGGCCGCCGCGGCCCCATCGACCGCTTCCGCGGCCGGCTGATGTGGCCGATCCGCGACATCGGCGGCGAGGTCGTCGGCTTCGGCGCGCGGAAGCTGTACGAGGCGGACAACGGCCCCAAATACCTCAACACGCCCGACACCGCGATCTACAAGAAGTCCCAGGTGCTGTACGGCATCGACCTGGCGAAGAAGGACATCGCCAAGAGCAGCCGCGCGGTCGTGGTCGAGGGCTACACCGACGTCATGGCCTGCCACCTGGCGGGAGTGACCACCGCGATCGCGACCTGCGGCACCGCCTTCGGCGGCGACCACATCAAGATCCTCCGCCGGCTCCTGATGGACAACGGCTCGGCCCGCGTGATCTTCACCTTCGACGGCGACGCGGCCGGCCAGAAGGCCGCCCTGCGCGCCTTCGAGGACGACCAGAAGTTCGCCGCCGAGACGTACATCGCGATCGCCCCCGACAACATGGACCCCTGCGAGCTCCGCCTCGCCAAGGGCGACGAGGCGGTCGCCGACCTGGTGGAACCCCGCACCCCGCTCTTCGAGTTCGCGTTGCGCCAGATCGTCGTCCGCTACGACCTGGACACACCGGCCGGCCGGGCCGCCGCGCTGGACGAGGCCGCGCCCATCGTCGCCCGCATCAAGAACACCGGCGCCCAGCACGAGGTCGCCGTCCAGTTGGCCGGCATGCTCGGCATCCTCGACACCCAGTTCGTGGTCAAGCGGGTGGCCCAGCTGGCCCGTTGGGCCCGCGACCGGGGCGGCCGGGGCCCGGCGCCGGCACGCGGCCCGGGGCAGCAGCAGTACGACGCCGCCCCGCGTCAAGCCCCGTACGGCGCGGCCCTGAACCTGCGCAACCCGGTCTACGCCACCGAGCGCGAACTGCTCAAACTCGCCCTCCAGCGCCCGGACCTGGTCTCACCGGCGTTCGACGCCTACGGCATCGACGAGTTCACCGCCGCGCCCTACGCGGCGGTACGCACGGCGATCATGGAAGCGGGCAGCGCCGAACTCGGCGTACAGGACCCCCAGGAGTACCTGGTCCGGGTCCGCGAGACCGCCCCGGACGACGCCGTGCGCGCGATGGTCACCGAGCTGGCCGTCGAGCCCATCATGCGGCGCACGGTCGACGAGGTGTACGCGGGCATGGTGCTGGTCACGGTCCGCCGTCGCGCCGTGGAGCGCCGGATCCGGGACGTCCAGTCCCAGATGGCCCGGCTGGCCGCGGGCGGCGATCCGGCCCAGTCGGCCGCCGTGCAGAACGAGTTGTGGGTGCTCCAGCAGTACGACCAGGCACTACGCGAGCACGGAGCCGGCGCGCTCTGA
- a CDS encoding RNA polymerase sigma factor, producing MPESSERGRSVPSGSHTPAVPLNAYGTDSGEAVDSAPEVPLPHTSAAIILEVAPVQTQTLTQTDIGTDDTEPDPETDVLAAVPAQSRAVHHPEAEPETPAELDEPPPDVVETAEAPEPEPVEPPEPTRAKPDTSGPSSDLFRQYLREIGRIPLLTAAEEVDLARRVEAGLFAEEKLSTAPDLDSRLALDLDRLVVLGRMAKRRLIEANLRLVVSVAKRYVGRGLTMLDLVQEGNLGLIRAVEKFDYARGYKFSTYATWWIRQAMSRALADQARTIRVPVHVVELINRVIRVQRRMLQERGYEPTPEEVAHHLDLAPERVSEVLRLAQEPVSLHAPVGEEDEVALGDLIEDGDAASPVESAAFLLLREHLEAVLSTLGERERKVVQLRYGLADGRPRTLEEIGRIFGVTRERIRQIESKTLNKLRDHAFADQLRGYLD from the coding sequence GTGCCTGAGTCCTCGGAGCGCGGCCGATCCGTCCCCAGCGGATCCCACACCCCCGCGGTTCCGCTCAACGCGTACGGGACGGACAGCGGCGAGGCCGTCGACTCCGCCCCCGAAGTACCGCTGCCGCACACCTCAGCAGCGATCATCCTGGAGGTCGCCCCCGTGCAGACCCAGACCCTCACCCAGACCGACATCGGGACGGACGACACGGAACCGGATCCGGAGACCGACGTACTCGCCGCGGTCCCGGCGCAGAGCCGTGCCGTGCACCACCCCGAGGCGGAGCCGGAGACCCCGGCCGAGCTGGACGAACCACCCCCGGACGTGGTCGAGACCGCCGAGGCCCCCGAGCCGGAACCCGTCGAACCACCCGAACCGACCCGCGCCAAGCCCGACACCAGCGGGCCCTCCTCGGACCTGTTCCGCCAGTACCTGCGGGAGATCGGACGCATCCCGCTGCTCACCGCGGCCGAAGAGGTCGACCTGGCCCGCCGGGTCGAGGCCGGCCTGTTCGCCGAGGAGAAACTCAGCACCGCACCCGACCTGGACAGCCGGCTCGCCCTCGACCTGGACCGGCTCGTCGTCCTGGGCCGGATGGCCAAACGCCGCCTGATCGAGGCGAACCTGCGGCTGGTCGTCTCCGTCGCCAAACGGTACGTCGGCCGCGGCCTGACCATGCTCGACCTGGTCCAGGAGGGCAACCTGGGCCTGATCCGGGCGGTCGAGAAGTTCGACTACGCCCGCGGCTACAAGTTCTCCACGTACGCCACCTGGTGGATCCGCCAGGCCATGTCCAGGGCTCTCGCCGACCAGGCCCGCACCATTCGCGTCCCGGTCCATGTGGTCGAGCTGATCAACCGGGTCATCCGCGTCCAGCGCCGGATGCTTCAGGAGCGGGGCTACGAACCGACGCCGGAAGAAGTCGCCCATCACCTCGACCTGGCGCCGGAACGCGTCAGCGAGGTCCTGCGGCTGGCCCAGGAACCGGTCTCGCTCCACGCCCCGGTCGGCGAGGAGGACGAGGTCGCCCTCGGCGACCTCATCGAGGACGGCGACGCGGCCAGCCCGGTCGAGTCGGCGGCCTTCCTGCTGCTCCGCGAACACCTGGAGGCGGTCCTCTCCACCCTCGGCGAACGCGAGCGCAAGGTCGTCCAACTCCGCTACGGCCTGGCGGACGGCCGCCCGCGCACCCTGGAGGAGATCGGCCGCATCTTCGGCGTGACGAGGGAACGGATCCGCCAGATCGAGTCGAAGACCCTCAACAAACTCCGGGACCACGCCTTCGCGGATCAATTGCGGGGATACCTCGACTGA
- a CDS encoding ABC transporter ATP-binding protein/permease yields MAGPAGRMMAGTGPDQRSMDFKGSGKRLIGQFKPERLTIYALLFCVVVSVGLSVVGPKILGNATDLVFSGIIGRQMPAGATKEEVLRSMRERGDGSVADMLRSTDFTPGKGIDFGAVGEVLLLALIVFVIAGLLMAGATRLVNRAVNRTMYRMREDVQTKLSRLPLSYFDKRQRGEVLSRATNDIDNIGQTLQQSMGQLINSVLTIIGVLVMMFWVSWLLALVALVTVPLSFVVATRVGKRSQPHFVQQWRTTGKLNAHVEEMYTGHNLVKVFGRQDESAALFAEQNDALYEAGFKAQFNSGVMQPLMMFVSNLNYVLVAVVGGLRVASGTLSIGDVQAFIQYSRQFSMPLTQVASMANLVQSGVASAERIFELLDAEEQEADPVPGVRPEELRGRVALEHVSFRYAPEKPLIEDLSLTVEPGHTVAIVGPTGAGKTTLVNLLMRFYDVSGGRITLDGVDIARMSRDELRAGIGMVLQDTWLFGGTIAENIAYGASREVTRGEIEEAARAAHADRFVRTLPDGYDTVIDDEGSGVSAGEKQLITIARAFLSDPVILVLDEATSSVDTRTEVLIQKAMAKLAHGRTSFVIAHRLSTIRDADTILVMENGAIVEQGTHTDLLAADGAYARLYKAQFAQAVAEVD; encoded by the coding sequence ATGGCGGGGCCGGCGGGGCGGATGATGGCCGGGACGGGTCCCGACCAGCGTTCGATGGATTTCAAGGGGTCGGGGAAACGGCTCATCGGGCAGTTCAAGCCCGAACGGCTGACGATCTACGCGCTGCTGTTCTGCGTGGTGGTGAGCGTGGGCCTGTCGGTGGTGGGGCCGAAGATCCTCGGCAACGCCACGGACCTGGTCTTCTCGGGCATCATCGGGCGGCAGATGCCGGCCGGGGCCACCAAGGAGGAGGTCCTTCGGTCCATGCGGGAGCGGGGTGACGGCTCCGTCGCGGACATGCTCCGCAGCACGGACTTCACCCCCGGCAAGGGCATCGACTTCGGTGCCGTCGGCGAGGTGCTGCTGCTGGCGCTGATCGTGTTCGTCATCGCCGGTCTGCTGATGGCGGGTGCCACCCGGCTGGTGAACCGGGCGGTCAACCGGACGATGTACCGGATGCGCGAGGACGTGCAGACGAAGCTGTCGCGGCTGCCGCTGTCGTACTTCGACAAGCGGCAGCGCGGTGAGGTGCTCAGCCGGGCCACCAACGACATCGACAACATCGGGCAGACGCTCCAGCAGTCGATGGGCCAGCTGATCAACTCGGTGCTCACCATCATCGGCGTGCTGGTGATGATGTTCTGGGTGTCGTGGCTGCTGGCGCTCGTCGCGCTGGTCACCGTGCCGCTGTCGTTCGTCGTCGCCACCCGGGTGGGCAAGCGGTCGCAGCCGCACTTCGTGCAGCAGTGGCGCACCACCGGCAAGCTCAACGCGCACGTCGAGGAGATGTACACCGGGCACAACCTGGTGAAGGTGTTCGGGCGGCAGGACGAGTCGGCCGCGCTGTTCGCCGAGCAGAACGACGCGCTGTACGAGGCCGGGTTCAAGGCGCAGTTCAACAGCGGGGTCATGCAGCCGCTGATGATGTTCGTGTCCAACCTGAACTACGTGCTGGTCGCGGTCGTCGGTGGGCTCCGCGTCGCTTCCGGCACGCTGTCCATCGGTGACGTGCAGGCCTTCATCCAGTACTCGCGGCAGTTCTCGATGCCGCTGACGCAGGTGGCGTCGATGGCGAACCTGGTGCAGTCGGGTGTCGCCTCGGCCGAGCGGATCTTCGAACTCCTGGACGCGGAGGAGCAGGAGGCGGATCCGGTGCCGGGCGTGCGGCCGGAGGAACTGCGCGGGCGGGTGGCGCTGGAGCATGTGTCGTTCCGGTACGCCCCCGAGAAGCCGCTCATCGAGGATCTCTCGCTCACGGTCGAGCCCGGCCACACGGTCGCGATCGTGGGACCGACGGGAGCGGGCAAGACCACCCTGGTCAACCTGCTGATGCGGTTCTACGACGTCTCAGGCGGGCGAATCACCCTCGACGGCGTCGACATCGCGAGGATGTCCCGGGACGAACTGCGTGCCGGCATCGGCATGGTGCTCCAGGACACCTGGCTGTTCGGCGGCACGATCGCCGAGAACATCGCGTACGGCGCCTCGCGGGAGGTCACCCGCGGGGAGATCGAGGAGGCGGCGCGGGCGGCCCACGCGGACCGGTTCGTGCGGACGCTGCCCGACGGCTACGACACCGTCATCGACGACGAGGGCAGCGGGGTCAGCGCCGGTGAGAAGCAGCTCATCACCATCGCGCGGGCGTTCCTGTCCGACCCGGTGATCCTGGTCCTCGACGAGGCGACGAGTTCCGTGGACACCCGCACCGAGGTGCTGATCCAGAAGGCGATGGCGAAACTCGCGCACGGGCGTACGTCGTTCGTGATCGCGCACCGGCTGTCGACGATCCGGGACGCGGACACGATCCTGGTGATGGAGAACGGGGCGATCGTCGAGCAGGGCACGCACACGGATCTGCTGGCGGCCGACGGGGCGTACGCCCGGTTGTACAAGGCGCAGTTCGCGCAGGCGGTGGCCGAGGTGGACTAG
- a CDS encoding FAD-dependent oxidoreductase, whose protein sequence is MVDADQTFVIVGGGLAGAKAAETLRTEGFTGRVILICDERDHPYERPPLSKGYLLGKEERDSVFVHEPAWYARNDIELHLGQTVDAIDRTARTVRFGEDGTLVRYDKLLLATGAEPRRLDVPGTDLAGVHHLRRLAHAERLKGLLAALGRDNGHLVIAGAGWIGMEVAAAAREYGAEVTVVEPAATPLHGVLGPELGNLFAQLHREHGVRFHFGARLTEIVGQDGMVLAVRTDDGEEHPAHDVLAAVGAAPRTALAEGAGLELADRADGGGIAVDTRLRTSDPHIYAAGDVASFHHSLFDTRLRVEHWANALNGGPAAARAMLGRDVTYDRVPYFFSDQYDMGMEYSGWAPPGSYDEVVIRGDAGKREFIAFWVKENRVLAGMNVNVWDVTEPIQQLIRSKAQVDTEALADPHVPLERLIP, encoded by the coding sequence GTGGTCGACGCGGATCAGACATTCGTCATCGTCGGAGGCGGTCTCGCCGGCGCGAAGGCGGCCGAGACGCTCCGAACGGAGGGCTTCACCGGCCGCGTGATACTGATCTGCGACGAACGCGACCACCCGTACGAGCGCCCGCCGCTGTCCAAGGGCTATCTGCTGGGCAAGGAGGAACGCGACAGCGTCTTCGTGCACGAACCGGCCTGGTACGCGCGCAACGACATCGAACTGCACCTCGGGCAGACCGTGGACGCCATCGACCGGACAGCCAGAACGGTCCGTTTCGGCGAGGACGGCACGCTCGTGCGCTACGACAAGCTGCTCCTGGCCACCGGCGCCGAGCCCCGCCGTCTGGACGTCCCGGGCACCGACCTCGCGGGCGTCCACCACCTGCGCCGTCTCGCCCACGCCGAACGCCTCAAGGGCCTCCTGGCCGCCCTGGGCCGGGACAACGGCCACCTCGTGATCGCGGGCGCCGGCTGGATCGGCATGGAGGTCGCGGCGGCGGCCCGCGAGTACGGCGCAGAGGTCACCGTCGTCGAACCCGCGGCGACCCCGCTGCACGGCGTCCTCGGACCCGAGCTCGGCAACCTCTTCGCCCAACTGCACCGCGAGCACGGCGTGCGCTTCCACTTCGGCGCCCGGCTCACCGAGATCGTCGGCCAGGACGGCATGGTGCTGGCCGTCCGCACCGACGACGGCGAGGAGCACCCCGCCCACGACGTCCTCGCGGCGGTCGGCGCGGCCCCGCGCACCGCCCTCGCGGAGGGGGCGGGGCTGGAGCTGGCCGACCGGGCCGACGGCGGCGGCATCGCCGTCGACACCCGACTGCGCACCTCCGACCCCCACATCTACGCGGCCGGTGACGTGGCGTCGTTCCACCACTCCCTCTTCGACACCCGGCTGCGCGTCGAGCACTGGGCGAACGCCCTCAACGGCGGCCCGGCGGCGGCCCGCGCGATGCTCGGCCGGGACGTCACCTACGACCGGGTGCCCTATTTCTTCTCCGACCAGTACGACATGGGCATGGAGTACTCCGGCTGGGCGCCCCCGGGGTCCTACGACGAAGTGGTGATCCGGGGAGACGCGGGAAAGCGTGAGTTCATCGCGTTCTGGGTCAAGGAGAACCGGGTGCTGGCCGGGATGAACGTGAACGTGTGGGACGTCACAGAGCCGATCCAGCAGCTGATCCGCTCCAAGGCACAGGTGGACACCGAGGCGCTGGCAGACCCGCACGTCCCGCTGGAGCGTCTGATCCCGTGA
- a CDS encoding ABC transporter ATP-binding protein/permease, translating into MLIRLLRTYLRPYRKPIALLVLLQFLQTCATLYLPTLNADIIDDGVVKGDTGYILSFGAVMIGISLAQVVCNIGAVYYGARTASALGRDIRAAVFDRVQSFSARELGQFGAPSLITRTTNDVQQVQMLALMTFTLMVSAPIMCVGGIVLALGLDVPLSGVLVAVVPVMGISVTLIIRRLRPLFRSMQVRLDTVNRVLREQITGNRVIRAFVRDEYEQQRFRKANTDLTDMSMGTGNLLALMFPIVMTVVNLSSIAVVWFGAHRIDSGAMQIGDLTAFLAYLMQIVMSVMMATFMFMMVPRAEVCAERIEEVLDTSSSVVPPIAPVRELRRHGHLEIRGAGFHYPGAEEPVLRSIDLVALPGETTAVIGSTGSGKSTLLGLVPRLFDATDGEVLVDGVSVAAIEPRLLARTVGMVPQKPYLFAGTVATNLRYGHPDATDEELWHALEVAQAKSFVERLEGGLDAPIAQGGTNVSGGQRQRLAIARTLVQRPEIYLFDDSFSALDYATDAALRAALSQETAEATVVIVAQRVATIRDADRIVVLDEGRVVGTGTHHELMADNETYREIVLSQLTEAEAA; encoded by the coding sequence GTGCTCATACGACTTCTGCGGACCTATCTCAGGCCCTACAGGAAACCCATCGCTCTGCTGGTGCTGCTGCAGTTCCTGCAGACCTGCGCCACCCTCTACCTGCCCACGCTGAACGCGGACATCATCGACGACGGCGTCGTGAAGGGCGACACCGGCTACATCCTGTCCTTCGGCGCCGTGATGATCGGCATCTCGCTGGCGCAGGTCGTGTGCAACATCGGTGCCGTGTACTACGGCGCCCGGACCGCCTCGGCGCTGGGACGCGACATCCGGGCCGCGGTCTTCGACCGTGTGCAGTCCTTCTCGGCTCGCGAGCTCGGCCAGTTCGGCGCGCCCTCGCTGATCACCCGTACGACCAATGACGTCCAGCAGGTCCAGATGCTGGCCCTGATGACGTTCACACTGATGGTGTCGGCGCCCATCATGTGCGTGGGCGGGATCGTGCTGGCGCTCGGGCTGGACGTGCCGCTGTCCGGGGTGCTGGTCGCGGTCGTACCGGTGATGGGCATCAGTGTGACGCTGATCATCCGCAGGCTGCGCCCGCTGTTCCGGTCCATGCAGGTGCGTCTGGACACGGTGAACCGGGTGCTGCGGGAGCAGATCACCGGCAACCGGGTCATCCGCGCGTTCGTGCGGGACGAGTACGAGCAACAGCGCTTCCGGAAGGCCAACACCGACCTGACCGACATGTCGATGGGCACCGGCAACCTGCTGGCGCTGATGTTCCCCATCGTGATGACGGTGGTGAACCTGTCGTCGATCGCCGTGGTGTGGTTCGGCGCGCACCGCATCGACAGCGGCGCCATGCAGATCGGCGATCTGACCGCTTTCCTCGCCTATCTGATGCAGATCGTGATGTCCGTGATGATGGCCACCTTCATGTTCATGATGGTGCCGCGCGCGGAGGTGTGCGCCGAGCGCATCGAGGAGGTCCTGGACACCTCCTCCAGCGTCGTCCCGCCGATCGCCCCGGTACGTGAGCTGCGCCGGCACGGCCATCTGGAGATCCGCGGCGCGGGCTTCCACTACCCGGGTGCCGAGGAGCCGGTGCTCCGGTCGATCGACCTGGTGGCGCTGCCCGGTGAGACGACCGCCGTGATCGGCTCGACCGGCAGCGGGAAGTCCACGCTGCTGGGGCTGGTGCCCCGGCTGTTCGACGCGACCGACGGGGAGGTGCTCGTCGACGGTGTGAGCGTGGCGGCCATCGAGCCGCGGCTGCTCGCGAGGACGGTCGGCATGGTGCCGCAGAAGCCGTACCTGTTCGCCGGCACGGTGGCCACGAACCTGCGCTACGGCCATCCGGACGCCACCGACGAGGAACTGTGGCACGCGCTGGAGGTGGCGCAGGCCAAGAGCTTCGTCGAGCGGCTGGAGGGCGGGCTCGACGCGCCGATCGCGCAGGGCGGGACCAATGTCTCCGGCGGTCAGCGGCAGCGGCTCGCGATCGCCCGCACCCTGGTGCAACGGCCGGAGATCTACCTCTTCGACGACTCCTTCTCCGCGCTCGACTACGCCACCGACGCGGCCCTGCGCGCGGCTCTCTCCCAGGAGACCGCCGAGGCGACCGTGGTGATCGTCGCCCAGCGCGTGGCCACCATCCGGGACGCCGACCGGATCGTCGTCCTCGACGAGGGCCGGGTCGTCGGCACCGGCACGCACCACGAACTGATGGCGGACAACGAGACCTATCGGGAGATCGTGCTCTCCCAGCTGACGGAAGCGGAGGCTGCCTGA